The following coding sequences are from one Shewanella violacea DSS12 window:
- a CDS encoding type III secretion system chaperone translates to MMRRFNLLVQELNNAYGIENMIHDEENSCWLTFNRNITVKLQYIDEGEQLTLLGIVGELPEVCNEKIALNLLHENFNWIGTGGGTLSVSPDNRKIYFGYIENIQTIDFVRLQNLLINFVGNCEKWQKYIMEMMNDGYAKVENKQSTEQFITLRG, encoded by the coding sequence ATGATGAGACGTTTTAATTTATTAGTTCAAGAACTTAATAATGCTTATGGTATTGAAAATATGATCCATGATGAAGAAAATTCCTGTTGGTTGACTTTTAATAGAAATATAACAGTTAAGTTACAATATATTGATGAAGGTGAACAACTAACCTTATTAGGAATAGTAGGGGAGTTGCCTGAAGTGTGTAATGAAAAAATAGCTCTTAATTTGTTACATGAGAATTTTAATTGGATTGGAACCGGTGGCGGCACCTTATCAGTTTCGCCAGATAACAGAAAAATATATTTTGGCTATATCGAAAATATTCAAACAATAGATTTTGTTCGCTTACAAAATTTACTTATAAATTTTGTCGGCAATTGTGAAAAATGGCAAAAATATATCATGGAGATGATGAATGACGGCTATGCAAAGGTTGAAAATAAACAGTCAACTGAACAATTTATTACTTTGAGGGGCTAA
- the sseE gene encoding type III secretion system effector protein SseE produces MDPVTLYLAKQGIEVSSAYFESSQFEWGKSWDTQHWSLVYRVDDNTLTICDFSSKGNNTGISSAVSQLVEQLKLIRHRVPEIKQIRGMVIHDACLPALGLARKALQNVLIKQGAKEVHQADGTWLVY; encoded by the coding sequence ATGGATCCAGTTACACTGTACTTAGCTAAGCAGGGCATAGAAGTGAGCTCTGCTTATTTTGAATCCAGCCAATTTGAGTGGGGAAAGAGTTGGGATACTCAACATTGGTCACTGGTTTACCGAGTCGATGACAATACGCTGACTATCTGTGACTTTTCCAGTAAAGGCAATAACACGGGGATCAGTAGTGCCGTATCTCAACTGGTCGAGCAGCTAAAGTTGATACGTCATAGGGTGCCAGAAATTAAGCAAATTCGGGGGATGGTTATCCATGATGCATGCCTACCGGCTCTGGGGCTGGCACGTAAAGCGCTACAGAATGTGTTGATAAAACAAGGGGCTAAAGAGGTCCATCAAGCCGATGGGACCTGGTTGGTGTACTAG
- the sseD gene encoding type III secretion system translocon protein SseD — MTDITNVPTQNSAVKNQSQVSGLSDDIGSGSGSGNMEAISQINELMVQLAEMFKKLRNVMQEHNIKQQSLGWDVQVSAMKDKRESIDKAYKSSMMTGGMQLGAGLVGLVGSGAAGHYGLNKLNSEKSALASGLGSGFGKSMGGIGTMASAGLTKDAELAKARGNFKEQSAQNYIKVANELNDKAKQISEQMRSMIKDLVDLHGRISSAVHN, encoded by the coding sequence ATGACAGACATAACAAATGTTCCAACTCAAAATTCAGCGGTTAAGAATCAATCACAAGTTAGTGGCCTTAGTGACGATATCGGCAGTGGTAGTGGTAGTGGCAATATGGAGGCCATTTCCCAGATCAACGAGCTTATGGTGCAGTTGGCTGAGATGTTTAAAAAGCTGCGTAACGTAATGCAGGAGCACAACATTAAGCAACAGTCGTTGGGCTGGGATGTGCAAGTTTCCGCCATGAAGGATAAGCGTGAATCTATAGATAAGGCCTATAAATCCTCAATGATGACAGGTGGTATGCAGCTTGGTGCGGGCTTAGTCGGTTTAGTCGGTTCTGGGGCCGCTGGGCACTATGGGTTAAACAAATTAAATTCAGAGAAGAGTGCTTTGGCATCCGGGTTAGGAAGTGGCTTCGGAAAAAGCATGGGAGGTATTGGTACTATGGCTAGCGCTGGTTTAACTAAAGATGCTGAACTTGCGAAAGCGCGCGGAAATTTCAAGGAGCAGAGTGCGCAGAACTATATTAAGGTCGCCAATGAGCTTAATGATAAAGCCAAGCAGATCTCAGAACAGATGCGATCAATGATCAAAGATCTAGTTGATCTACACGGCCGCATTAGTTCTGCTGTGCATAATTAG
- a CDS encoding type III secretion system translocon protein: MSLNSVSELGIAQLHGNYGTKRASDISKTKLPDWSGMASLYQTNQNGEHQLPVTVKQAEKALQRILVLFFDNKANDSNGNVGEKNILSSLENTPMNAMVLMATNLSISTFADTANAALKSQKIMSKTQEFLRNKEVDEFQEQLAKAVEQADKAQKGGIFGAVFDWIVGAAEAIYGAIKLVEGGLRCAMGDVVGGALDIADGTAYLGAGVAGMVKAAAETAILCGADRDKWQSVIDVASKVQLGCEVVAMALDMFQAGRAISAARGIAKGTEKAVQEGAGKLLETIASKSSEAMTEVAKDIGKQVSDSVANKVLENLGKSFEKVATEVAQKTEKTLRQRILSQLVDAFSKESIEKLVTKSVENVGKKAIKEGVKITAEDITKQVVKEVRSEVIKAAIKACTCTTLEIVRGTAEAGNDITQGSIAIEKAKLQKKIEELILKEDFLEFCHDWYDKAKAEQMKSIKDLINKEGDSLEGASKAISQNGSIQAQIAGSTV, from the coding sequence ATGTCACTCAATAGTGTTTCAGAGTTAGGTATAGCCCAGCTCCACGGCAACTACGGTACTAAGCGAGCCAGTGACATATCAAAGACTAAGCTACCAGATTGGTCTGGAATGGCAAGTTTATATCAGACCAATCAAAACGGAGAACACCAGCTTCCTGTGACGGTGAAACAGGCGGAGAAAGCGTTACAGCGTATTTTAGTGCTTTTCTTTGATAATAAAGCGAATGATTCGAATGGTAATGTGGGCGAAAAAAACATCTTATCAAGCTTAGAAAATACCCCTATGAATGCCATGGTTCTGATGGCGACGAACCTAAGTATATCGACCTTTGCCGATACTGCTAATGCGGCATTGAAGTCCCAAAAGATTATGAGTAAGACTCAGGAGTTCCTTCGTAATAAGGAAGTGGATGAGTTTCAAGAGCAACTAGCCAAAGCAGTTGAGCAGGCCGATAAAGCTCAAAAAGGAGGCATATTTGGGGCGGTGTTTGATTGGATTGTCGGTGCAGCAGAAGCGATATATGGCGCAATCAAACTCGTCGAAGGGGGGTTGCGCTGTGCCATGGGGGATGTTGTTGGCGGTGCCTTGGATATAGCTGATGGCACCGCATATTTGGGGGCTGGGGTGGCCGGCATGGTCAAGGCTGCTGCAGAAACTGCCATATTGTGTGGTGCCGATAGAGATAAATGGCAAAGCGTTATCGATGTTGCGTCTAAGGTCCAACTTGGCTGCGAAGTTGTCGCTATGGCCTTGGATATGTTTCAGGCTGGACGAGCGATTTCGGCTGCACGTGGCATTGCAAAAGGTACTGAAAAAGCGGTGCAAGAGGGCGCGGGTAAGCTACTGGAGACGATTGCGAGTAAGTCATCAGAGGCCATGACAGAGGTAGCCAAAGATATAGGGAAGCAGGTGTCTGACAGTGTTGCAAATAAAGTGCTTGAAAATTTGGGTAAGAGTTTTGAGAAGGTCGCAACGGAAGTTGCACAGAAGACGGAAAAAACACTAAGGCAGAGGATTTTAAGCCAATTGGTGGATGCTTTTAGCAAGGAATCCATCGAGAAGTTGGTCACTAAGTCAGTTGAAAATGTCGGTAAAAAAGCAATCAAGGAAGGCGTTAAAATCACAGCCGAAGATATCACAAAACAGGTGGTTAAAGAAGTTCGTTCTGAGGTGATAAAGGCAGCAATCAAGGCTTGTACCTGCACGACCTTAGAAATAGTGCGTGGGACGGCTGAGGCTGGGAACGATATAACTCAAGGCTCAATTGCTATTGAGAAAGCCAAGCTGCAGAAAAAGATTGAGGAGTTGATCCTGAAAGAGGATTTCCTTGAATTCTGCCATGACTGGTATGACAAAGCAAAGGCTGAGCAGATGAAATCTATCAAAGACCTTATTAATAAGGAAGGGGATAGTTTAGAGGGGGCCAGTAAGGCGATAAGCCAGAATGGTTCAATACAGGCACAAATTGCAGGTTCAACAGTATAA
- a CDS encoding SycD/LcrH family type III secretion system chaperone, producing MKQQEFEVLEHFLQRGGSLRMLADVEQADLNVLYQYALQLMACRDLQGAKRIFYLLMRIDQWSYDYLFSLGICCQQLGEHEEAIFCLGRAGMIKVDNPLPAYHAGLSYIALGNKEYAEKSFNASLRWCQGHPESGGIAASAQQGLATLTKENAYVTQ from the coding sequence ATGAAACAGCAAGAATTTGAAGTACTGGAACATTTTCTTCAACGCGGTGGCTCTTTACGTATGCTGGCTGATGTGGAGCAGGCTGATCTTAATGTCTTATATCAATATGCACTGCAACTGATGGCTTGCCGGGATCTGCAAGGGGCTAAACGAATTTTCTATCTCTTAATGCGGATCGACCAGTGGAGTTATGACTATTTATTCTCTCTGGGGATATGTTGTCAGCAATTAGGTGAACATGAAGAAGCCATTTTCTGTTTAGGGCGAGCAGGTATGATCAAAGTCGATAACCCTCTTCCGGCTTACCATGCGGGATTAAGTTATATCGCATTAGGCAATAAAGAGTATGCAGAAAAAAGCTTCAATGCCAGCTTACGCTGGTGCCAAGGTCACCCTGAAAGTGGTGGTATTGCAGCGAGTGCGCAGCAAGGGCTAGCGACACTCACTAAGGAGAACGCTTATGTCACTCAATAG
- a CDS encoding secretion protein EspA, protein MTNVSNQGTSITNSQQPEEIKHQIAARGDSVLSGGISVLYMFMNLLSEMADAKYGEMKEKAAVARESQSMSNKVDAVIAEAAKGGASAMENLPPEVVDYMRKNDIKIGNLSIDDYLGKNAPSAVVLQKLLGKIDESDSDGMQCKSWDDVVKYMDKKGIKVDGQSCTSYIWHLPEVGERDGQKISKAHMQKIADTLAGADGGDEGTLDQGKLKEVKAALATESSKATDFVSQSQLQLQKIMQTYNVTVSLLNSMQTMLAEMNKSIAQNIR, encoded by the coding sequence ATGACAAATGTCTCGAATCAAGGAACCAGTATTACTAACTCTCAGCAACCTGAGGAGATTAAACATCAGATTGCTGCTCGAGGAGATTCAGTGCTCTCTGGCGGGATCTCGGTGCTCTATATGTTTATGAATCTGCTCTCTGAGATGGCGGATGCCAAATATGGTGAAATGAAGGAAAAAGCTGCCGTGGCTCGTGAGTCGCAATCGATGTCCAACAAAGTGGATGCTGTGATTGCAGAAGCAGCTAAAGGCGGCGCTAGCGCCATGGAAAATCTCCCACCTGAGGTTGTCGATTACATGCGTAAAAACGATATTAAAATCGGCAACCTATCAATTGATGACTACCTGGGGAAAAACGCTCCGTCGGCTGTAGTTCTTCAGAAACTGTTAGGAAAAATAGACGAATCAGATTCAGATGGAATGCAATGTAAAAGTTGGGATGACGTTGTTAAGTATATGGATAAAAAGGGGATTAAAGTAGATGGGCAGAGCTGTACCAGCTACATATGGCATCTTCCTGAAGTCGGTGAACGTGATGGGCAGAAGATCAGTAAAGCTCATATGCAAAAGATTGCTGACACACTCGCTGGGGCTGATGGAGGAGATGAAGGAACATTAGATCAAGGTAAGTTAAAGGAGGTCAAGGCAGCGCTGGCGACAGAGTCGAGTAAAGCGACAGATTTTGTGTCTCAGTCTCAGCTGCAGTTACAGAAAATCATGCAGACCTACAATGTGACGGTCAGTTTACTTAACAGCATGCAGACCATGCTAGCCGAGATGAACAAGTCGATAGCTCAGAACATACGCTAA
- the sseB gene encoding type III secretion system translocon protein SseB, whose translation MDMPISNQGTSIHNSQQSGEIKHQIAARGDSVLSGGISVLYMFMNLLSEMADAKYSEMKDKADVARESQSKSNEVDAAIADCAKDGPDTTATLSPDVIDYMKKNNIKIEGKTIDEFMTANNSDGDGKLDQGELKEVKAALSTESSKATDFVSQSQLQLQKIMQTYNVTVSLLNSMQTMLAEMNKSIAQNIR comes from the coding sequence ATGGATATGCCAATTTCAAACCAAGGTACAAGCATTCACAATTCACAACAGTCTGGAGAGATTAAGCATCAGATAGCAGCACGGGGTGATTCAGTACTTTCAGGCGGGATCTCGGTTCTCTATATGTTTATGAATCTGCTCTCTGAGATGGCGGATGCCAAATATAGTGAGATGAAGGATAAAGCTGACGTGGCTCGAGAGTCGCAATCTAAGTCCAATGAAGTGGATGCGGCTATTGCAGACTGTGCAAAGGACGGTCCTGATACTACAGCGACGCTATCGCCTGATGTTATTGATTATATGAAGAAAAATAATATTAAAATCGAAGGTAAGACTATTGATGAGTTCATGACAGCTAATAACTCTGATGGTGACGGAAAATTAGATCAGGGTGAGTTAAAAGAAGTGAAAGCGGCACTGTCGACAGAGTCGAGTAAAGCGACAGATTTTGTGTCTCAGTCTCAGCTGCAGCTACAGAAAATCATGCAGACCTACAATGTGACGGTCAGTTTATTGAATAGTATGCAAACCATGCTTGCTGAGATGAATAAATCTATCGCTCAGAATATACGCTAA
- the sctD gene encoding type III secretion system inner membrane ring subunit SctD — MSSKYKLLWLNGPLQGREFSLPLGSITIGPDGDIVAILSEVSELELFIDEEGVHLSKEVPTWVDGKPVEGLTLLPLDQVIELDDIAILVGKDDDVLAIRGVPKHMLVRGGPLFFLGFTSLISLLVLLFVLFSPVEESHLQIVLTPSQWLSRELNQSGLKSIKVSWSDSGVATLSGYCKEQQQMADLLSDLSNHGVVFMDHTLCGDQLLSNVKQILVQNGFSDAVVNLNGELGSVNISGAISAGEDWNKTVDDFNRLPGLISWNVSSQVNKQIKELITILRKDQLLTGIVVKRVDNTLVLTGKVSEEKQRQVMSVATKLNLSYPGGFKLVFQNIPVRDELIQFFNSQIVSFGGNTKFPFVELEDGSRLSVGSDLSIGYTISFMNINGMDLIRAGEIVHIPIII, encoded by the coding sequence ATGTCTTCAAAATACAAATTGTTATGGTTAAACGGGCCCCTTCAAGGACGTGAGTTCAGTTTACCTTTAGGCAGTATTACCATAGGCCCTGATGGCGATATTGTTGCCATATTATCTGAGGTCAGTGAGTTAGAGTTATTCATTGATGAAGAGGGGGTGCACCTATCAAAAGAGGTCCCAACATGGGTAGATGGTAAACCTGTTGAGGGTCTAACACTTCTCCCCTTAGATCAGGTTATTGAATTAGATGATATCGCTATTTTGGTGGGTAAAGATGATGATGTTCTCGCCATAAGGGGTGTTCCTAAGCACATGTTAGTTAGGGGGGGGCCATTATTTTTTCTGGGATTCACATCGTTAATTTCTTTATTGGTTTTGTTGTTTGTGTTGTTTTCACCAGTGGAGGAATCACACTTACAGATTGTGTTAACACCGAGTCAATGGTTATCAAGGGAGCTTAATCAAAGTGGTTTGAAAAGCATAAAGGTCTCTTGGTCTGATTCAGGTGTGGCTACCTTAAGTGGCTATTGTAAAGAGCAGCAGCAAATGGCCGATCTATTAAGTGATTTAAGTAATCATGGGGTCGTGTTTATGGACCATACCTTATGTGGCGATCAGCTGTTGTCAAATGTGAAGCAGATATTAGTTCAAAATGGATTTTCAGACGCCGTTGTAAACCTTAATGGCGAACTTGGGAGTGTCAATATATCTGGTGCAATTAGTGCTGGCGAGGACTGGAATAAAACTGTCGATGATTTTAATCGTTTGCCTGGATTAATTAGCTGGAATGTTTCTAGTCAAGTCAATAAACAGATAAAGGAATTGATCACTATTCTTAGAAAAGACCAGTTACTTACTGGGATTGTGGTGAAGCGAGTAGATAATACTTTAGTACTCACAGGTAAAGTCAGCGAAGAAAAGCAACGGCAGGTTATGAGTGTTGCAACTAAATTAAACTTGAGTTATCCAGGTGGATTTAAATTGGTATTTCAAAATATTCCAGTTAGAGATGAACTTATTCAGTTCTTTAATTCACAGATTGTTAGTTTTGGTGGAAACACTAAGTTCCCATTTGTTGAATTAGAAGATGGCTCTAGGTTATCAGTGGGGAGTGATTTAAGTATTGGTTATACAATAAGCTTCATGAATATTAATGGGATGGATTTAATTCGCGCCGGTGAGATAGTACATATCCCAATAATTATATAG
- a CDS encoding EscC/YscC/HrcC family type III secretion system outer membrane ring protein — MKQLFLLLLLLNLNFAYATPLASIKWQGEPFVMLSRGTALSSVLQDFANNYGVPISVSNKITDTFIGQIQHQEPKQIIKELSRRYSLVWYYSNEVLFVYKVSEVTNEILSLTSLSAVRASQYIKAAGMLEAGVCKTKPMTGISGLQVSGVPACIKNVTKFTKQLDANAKQVAETKEIVRVYPLKYASATDSVYQYREQSVKIPGLVNVLKEMELGNQVANAVSGTVSNVSGPVFAADSRRNAIIVRGSSQDVTTYASLIKQLDNKPTMIEISVSILDIDASDFKQLGVDWSASAQLGNGSVSFNSDTSSENISTVIGNTGNFMVKLNALEKNSKAKVLSHPSVVTLNNVQAVLDKNVTFYTKLEGDKVAKLESVTTGTLLRVTPRLIEESGHTAVMLNLNIQDGQQSEAVSRSDPLPQVQNSEISTQAILKSGESLLIGGFVQDRDETSDHKIPLLGDIPLLGGLFRSTEHHTQSVMRLFLIKAEPVNQGD, encoded by the coding sequence ATGAAGCAACTGTTTTTGTTACTGCTACTGCTCAATCTCAACTTTGCATATGCAACGCCGCTAGCGTCTATAAAGTGGCAAGGTGAGCCTTTTGTGATGCTGAGTCGTGGTACTGCTTTGTCATCAGTATTACAGGACTTTGCCAATAACTATGGAGTCCCAATTTCAGTCAGTAACAAGATCACCGATACCTTTATTGGTCAAATTCAGCATCAAGAACCAAAACAAATTATCAAAGAATTAAGTCGCCGATATAGCTTGGTTTGGTATTACAGCAATGAAGTCTTGTTCGTCTATAAAGTGAGTGAGGTTACGAATGAAATCCTCTCTTTAACGAGTCTGTCAGCAGTTAGAGCCAGTCAGTATATTAAAGCGGCCGGTATGCTTGAGGCTGGGGTTTGTAAAACAAAGCCGATGACGGGGATTAGTGGTCTACAAGTTTCTGGTGTACCTGCGTGTATTAAGAATGTCACTAAGTTTACAAAGCAACTCGATGCTAATGCCAAACAAGTCGCCGAGACAAAAGAGATTGTACGGGTTTACCCTCTAAAATATGCATCGGCTACCGACTCTGTATACCAATACCGCGAACAGTCTGTAAAAATTCCTGGATTAGTGAATGTACTTAAAGAGATGGAGCTAGGTAATCAGGTTGCCAATGCTGTTTCGGGTACTGTGAGCAATGTCAGTGGCCCTGTCTTTGCTGCTGATTCTCGTCGAAATGCCATTATTGTACGGGGAAGCAGCCAAGATGTTACGACCTATGCATCATTAATAAAGCAGTTAGATAACAAGCCAACGATGATTGAAATTTCGGTTTCAATCCTAGATATCGATGCATCAGATTTTAAACAACTAGGTGTCGATTGGTCGGCTTCGGCTCAATTAGGCAATGGCTCAGTAAGTTTCAACAGCGATACAAGCAGTGAAAATATTTCCACTGTCATTGGTAACACTGGAAATTTCATGGTGAAACTCAATGCGCTGGAGAAAAATTCAAAAGCCAAAGTGTTATCTCACCCTTCTGTGGTGACCTTAAATAATGTTCAGGCTGTACTGGATAAAAATGTCACTTTCTACACCAAGTTAGAGGGGGATAAAGTGGCGAAATTAGAATCGGTTACTACGGGGACGTTACTCAGAGTCACACCTAGATTAATCGAGGAATCTGGTCATACAGCCGTGATGCTCAATCTGAATATACAGGACGGCCAACAAAGTGAGGCTGTGAGTAGAAGTGATCCCCTCCCTCAGGTACAGAACTCAGAAATATCAACTCAGGCAATCCTTAAATCAGGTGAAAGTCTGTTGATTGGTGGCTTTGTACAGGACAGAGATGAAACATCTGACCACAAGATTCCCCTATTGGGTGATATTCCCTTACTCGGAGGCTTATTTAGAAGTACTGAACATCATACACAAAGCGTGATGCGTCTGTTTCTAATCAAAGCGGAACCGGTTAACCAAGGAGATTAA
- a CDS encoding hybrid sensor histidine kinase/response regulator, protein MKKIKWKASLVTKLTVSFTAVLICLWIMIEFLSYSNTFNRILDRNLIAYGELSDLKSEVSNSLFSGAKYDAIQFDQRLHQFSSIDKINAYEIVARYFPLSDKKNTQNDTLSMWITQTFGNAGQHRYIDSFIFQPHKGVSIYASTYADKAYFQKRFNEIKQLTSQQTVDGYRWGQPIFDKKSGIYYLLFSYSSDHINPNSPQVGFVINLTSTISLNTSSESSAKSFFMTSESEMFSKSTLRLSPKILTTLKNEFNDPNKKEDKSIPHPIEQYYIIKEHIKGPGWLQVTLVSKTFLQNLALTPFFSELPWSLLALALMAFVLLHVLRINLTKPIGHFVSIINGDAQPTFERRLPETRQDELGQIAKAYNHLLDTVKESHDVLEKKVAQRTHELAITTQEAEKANMRKSEHLTDISHEIRTPLNGILGSLELLRNTQLDAKQADLGDTAFHCASSLLAIINNLLDFSRIEADQIELNYQLCSIFQLADNAMLTIQNRVINRPISLECIVNADVPEKALLDPLRVRQILVNLLGNSAKFTEDGYILLRIEVVENHLYFSVEDTGDGIAIQDQQRIFEPFAQSCHHKAGSGLGLPISAKLALKMQGQLTMCSTLGYGSTFILDLPLTEANAPLTLPPESIIAPLALHRQLSLWGAVPIEGDNEELCHKELAHLPARLWQRLHEIRYNLPQEQTNNTLNLLPWKLKILLVDDVETNRNIIGIMLAELGQQVFTASSGKAALQKGQRHIFDLVLMDIRMPGLDGYQTTQMWRNSEDILDTECPIFALTANANPMDRDTIEAIGINSYLTKPVSLAQLNSALETAADLQLDRDMPLVINTDIDDPMIDFSQTDLNYRLAVHLTDIVEQAKQFIANEEWKLLSDVLHTIKGSAGLAGLKHIFDTAVDLEVILETEECLSLDVFSPLEGLIQALASAPTTCTA, encoded by the coding sequence ATGAAGAAAATTAAATGGAAAGCTTCCTTAGTCACTAAGCTCACAGTGTCATTTACCGCCGTGCTCATTTGTCTATGGATCATGATTGAGTTCCTCTCATACAGCAACACATTCAATCGTATTCTGGATAGGAACCTCATAGCCTATGGAGAATTAAGCGATCTAAAATCAGAAGTTAGCAATAGCCTATTTAGTGGCGCTAAATATGATGCTATTCAATTCGATCAGCGATTACATCAATTCTCTTCAATAGATAAGATCAATGCCTATGAAATAGTTGCCCGTTACTTTCCTTTATCAGACAAAAAAAATACCCAAAACGATACCTTGAGTATGTGGATAACCCAAACTTTTGGTAATGCGGGTCAGCATCGATATATAGACAGCTTTATCTTTCAACCCCATAAAGGGGTCTCAATTTATGCTTCAACATATGCTGATAAAGCGTACTTTCAGAAAAGGTTTAACGAAATAAAACAACTGACGAGTCAACAGACTGTTGACGGTTATCGCTGGGGTCAGCCCATTTTTGACAAAAAGTCAGGCATTTACTACCTCTTATTTAGTTATTCGAGTGATCACATAAACCCTAACTCCCCCCAGGTCGGGTTTGTGATTAATTTAACATCGACGATAAGCTTAAATACCTCATCAGAATCCAGCGCAAAGAGCTTTTTCATGACTAGTGAGAGTGAGATGTTCTCTAAATCAACTCTGAGATTATCACCAAAAATCTTAACCACGCTAAAAAATGAATTTAACGACCCCAATAAGAAAGAAGACAAAAGTATCCCTCACCCCATTGAGCAGTACTACATTATCAAAGAGCACATCAAAGGGCCCGGATGGCTACAGGTCACATTGGTATCAAAAACATTTCTACAAAATTTAGCCCTCACTCCTTTTTTCAGTGAGCTTCCCTGGTCACTTCTCGCACTGGCACTTATGGCTTTTGTTTTATTGCATGTATTGCGAATTAATCTAACAAAACCGATAGGTCACTTTGTGAGCATCATTAATGGCGACGCTCAGCCCACCTTCGAACGGCGTCTACCTGAAACCCGCCAGGATGAATTAGGCCAGATAGCCAAGGCCTATAACCATTTACTCGATACAGTGAAGGAAAGCCATGACGTACTTGAGAAAAAGGTAGCCCAAAGAACCCATGAATTGGCCATCACGACCCAAGAGGCTGAAAAGGCGAATATGCGAAAGTCTGAACACCTTACCGATATCAGTCACGAAATTCGGACCCCTCTCAATGGCATATTAGGTTCGTTAGAGCTATTGCGTAATACTCAATTAGACGCTAAACAAGCCGATCTTGGTGACACTGCTTTTCACTGTGCAAGTTCACTTTTAGCCATTATCAACAACTTACTCGATTTTTCACGCATTGAAGCCGATCAAATTGAGCTTAACTATCAGCTTTGCTCCATATTCCAATTAGCCGACAACGCTATGCTCACCATACAAAATAGAGTGATAAATCGCCCAATTTCACTCGAATGTATTGTGAATGCCGATGTACCAGAAAAAGCACTATTAGACCCCTTGAGAGTGAGGCAAATATTAGTTAACTTATTAGGCAACTCCGCCAAATTTACAGAAGACGGCTATATACTTTTACGTATAGAAGTCGTTGAGAATCATCTTTATTTTAGTGTTGAAGACACAGGTGATGGGATAGCGATTCAAGATCAGCAACGGATATTTGAACCTTTTGCTCAAAGCTGCCATCACAAAGCAGGCTCAGGACTTGGTTTGCCTATTTCTGCAAAGCTTGCCCTGAAGATGCAAGGCCAGCTAACCATGTGCAGTACTCTTGGTTACGGGAGCACTTTTATTTTAGATCTGCCTCTCACTGAAGCCAATGCTCCGCTCACTTTGCCACCTGAATCCATCATAGCCCCCTTAGCTTTACACAGACAATTATCCTTATGGGGCGCTGTTCCGATTGAGGGGGACAATGAAGAGCTGTGCCATAAGGAGCTGGCCCACTTGCCAGCCAGGCTATGGCAGCGCCTTCATGAGATCCGTTACAACTTACCTCAAGAACAGACGAATAACACACTAAATTTACTTCCTTGGAAATTGAAAATTCTCTTGGTCGACGATGTCGAAACGAATAGAAATATTATTGGCATAATGTTAGCCGAATTAGGCCAGCAAGTATTCACGGCCAGCAGTGGTAAAGCCGCATTACAAAAAGGACAAAGACATATCTTCGATCTGGTTTTGATGGATATTCGCATGCCCGGACTCGATGGTTATCAAACAACACAAATGTGGCGTAACAGTGAAGATATTTTAGATACTGAGTGCCCAATATTTGCTCTGACGGCAAATGCTAACCCAATGGATCGTGACACCATAGAAGCCATCGGAATAAACAGCTATTTAACCAAGCCCGTTTCTTTAGCGCAGCTAAACAGTGCCTTGGAAACAGCAGCAGATCTGCAATTGGATCGCGATATGCCATTAGTGATAAATACCGATATCGATGACCCCATGATAGATTTCTCTCAGACAGATCTCAATTATAGACTCGCCGTTCATTTAACAGATATTGTCGAGCAAGCTAAACAGTTTATAGCCAATGAGGAGTGGAAACTCCTCAGTGATGTACTACATACAATTAAAGGCAGTGCCGGTTTGGCGGGACTTAAACATATTTTTGATACTGCAGTCGATTTAGAAGTCATTCTCGAAACCGAAGAATGTCTAAGCTTAGACGTATTCTCACCTCTGGAAGGACTAATTCAGGCACTCGCATCAGCACCAACGACCTGCACAGCCTAA